The DNA segment GATAGAGGAAGAGCCGAAGTTCTTTGTCTCTGATGCTGAATTGAAGCGTTCTGGTCGATCCTATACGGTTGATACAGTCAAATACTTTGCCGAAACCTACCCATCTAATGAATTTTACTTTATCATTGGTGGAGATATGATTGAATCGCTTGGCGAGTGGAAGGACATTGAAACCATCCTAAACCTTGTTACGTTTATAGGGGTCGATCGAGGTGGTAAGGCGCATCCTTCTCCACGCTATAAAGATCAAATCCAACATTTAGATTTGATACAGGTCGACTTTTCGTCTACTAAGATAAGGGAAAGAGTCCAAGAGGCAAAACCCATTCGCTATATGGTGCCTGATAAAGTACATTCCTATATTCAAGAGGGAGGACTTTATGGATCAAAAACAAGCGTTAGAACTCGTTAAACCGCATTTAACGGAAAGTCGATATATACACACGATTGGTGTTATGGAGACAGCTGTTGTTCTTGCTCGACGTTTTGGTGCAGATGCTAAAAAAGCAGAAACGGCAGCGATCTTTCATGATTATGCCAAATACCGGGATAAGAAGGAAATGACAACTCTCGTCAAGGAAAAGCTTGAATGCACAGACATTCTTGACTATAGCGAAGAATTGCTTCATGCTCCATGTGGTGCTTATTTTGTAGAACATGAGATAGGGATTACAGATAAGGGGATATTAGAGGCTATTGCATCCCATACAACGGGTCATGCAAACATGAGTCTGCTTGAGAAGGTTATCTTTTTAGCAGATTATATTGAGCCAAATCGTAAGTTTCCTGGAGTTGAAGAAGTAAGGGAGCTTTCAAAAACAAGTCTTGATCTTGCGATACTGCAAATGCTTGAGAACACAATCACATTTTTAGTAAGCAAAAGACAGACACTATATCCATTAACACTTGAAACATATAATGAATTTGTTAGACATATTGAGGGGAGTTTTGATAAGTAGTGAGTAATGATCAATTGCTATCTTTAGCGATAAACACAGTGGATGATAAACGAGCGGAGCAAATTGTTGCAATGGATATGAGAGGGATTTCTCCAATTGCAGATTATGTAGTCGTTTGTCATGGTAATTCCGAAAAACAGGTTCAGGCTATTGCGTTTGAATTAAAAAAAGTAGTGCAAGAAAAAGGCATTGAAATTCAACGATTAGAAGGCTATGATCAGGCGCGTTGGGTGCTACTCGACTTAGGAGACGTAGTGGTTCATGTTTTCCATAAAGAGGATCGTTTGTATTATAACCTCGAGAAACTATGGGGAGATGCGCCAACCATTGAGATTGAGAAGGTACTTGGATAATGGAACTAAAACCAGGTCTAACAGCTACTTTAACGGTCGCCCGTAAAGCTGATTTTGGTTATTTCTTAACGGATGGCGAGACAGATGTCCTGCTTCATAAGCGTGAAGCGGGTGGAGAACATGAGATTGGATCATCTCTTGAGGTGTTCCTCTATCATGATCATCAAAATCGTCTTTCAGCAACGATGGAGAAACCTCTCGTTAAAAATGATGAGTTTGCTTGGCTTGAGTGTATCCAGGTAAAAAAAGGCCATGGTGTCTTTCTTTATAATGGTATTACACGTGATTTGTTTGTTTCGATGGATGAGCTTCCTGAGGATGATGATTATTGGCCAGCTCGTGGAGACAAAATGCCGGTATCCTTGAGCTGGGATAAGAAGGGTCGCTTAATGGGTGTTCTTGTCAGAGGACTCCCTTTAGAGAATGTATCTGTGAAAGCTGATCCGATTGTTCTCAATCAAGATGTCTCAGGTCATGTGTATCATTATGTTGATGAAGGTGCTCTCATTTTCACGGATAAAGGATATTTAGCATTTATGCATGATGATGAAATGACTGGTAAGCTTCGCATTGGAGAACGCGTGCGTGCCCGTGTTGTATATGTTAGAGAAGATGGCCGGATTAACGTAACAATGAAAGCATTAAGAAGTGAACGTCAAAAGGATGACGCTACTACCTTGCTGGATTATCTAAAAGCTCATGATGGCTCTATGCCTTTTGGGGACAAGTCTTCCCCTGAATCGATTCAGGGTGCATTTCAGATGAGTAAGGCTTCATTCAAACGAGCTCTAGGGAAACTGTTGAAAGATGGTCTAATCGAGCAACGCCATGGTTGGACTTATTTAAAGGATCAGTCATGACCTATACTGGCTTTGCCTCTCTTTACGATTATTTGATGGCAGATGCACCATACGCTGGATGGCTTGATTTTGTAAAAGAAAGCGTTCAGGATCAACCTTTACAAGGACTT comes from the Alkalihalobacillus sp. FSL W8-0930 genome and includes:
- the nadD gene encoding nicotinate-nucleotide adenylyltransferase → MSGKKIGLFGGTFDPPHFGHMLIAQEALHECKLDEIWFIPVSTPPHKERDVTPGDERLEMLVRAIEEEPKFFVSDAELKRSGRSYTVDTVKYFAETYPSNEFYFIIGGDMIESLGEWKDIETILNLVTFIGVDRGGKAHPSPRYKDQIQHLDLIQVDFSSTKIRERVQEAKPIRYMVPDKVHSYIQEGGLYGSKTSVRTR
- the yqeK gene encoding bis(5'-nucleosyl)-tetraphosphatase (symmetrical) YqeK — translated: MDQKQALELVKPHLTESRYIHTIGVMETAVVLARRFGADAKKAETAAIFHDYAKYRDKKEMTTLVKEKLECTDILDYSEELLHAPCGAYFVEHEIGITDKGILEAIASHTTGHANMSLLEKVIFLADYIEPNRKFPGVEEVRELSKTSLDLAILQMLENTITFLVSKRQTLYPLTLETYNEFVRHIEGSFDK
- the rsfS gene encoding ribosome silencing factor, with the translated sequence MSNDQLLSLAINTVDDKRAEQIVAMDMRGISPIADYVVVCHGNSEKQVQAIAFELKKVVQEKGIEIQRLEGYDQARWVLLDLGDVVVHVFHKEDRLYYNLEKLWGDAPTIEIEKVLG
- a CDS encoding S1-like domain-containing RNA-binding protein, with translation MELKPGLTATLTVARKADFGYFLTDGETDVLLHKREAGGEHEIGSSLEVFLYHDHQNRLSATMEKPLVKNDEFAWLECIQVKKGHGVFLYNGITRDLFVSMDELPEDDDYWPARGDKMPVSLSWDKKGRLMGVLVRGLPLENVSVKADPIVLNQDVSGHVYHYVDEGALIFTDKGYLAFMHDDEMTGKLRIGERVRARVVYVREDGRINVTMKALRSERQKDDATTLLDYLKAHDGSMPFGDKSSPESIQGAFQMSKASFKRALGKLLKDGLIEQRHGWTYLKDQS